CACCCGCCCCACGGTCTCCGGGAACAGTTCCGAGACGAGCGGGTTCCCCGCGATGAAGTAGACGCCGGAGGCGAGCCCCATCCCCACGGCGGCGATCATCAGTACGTCGATGCCCGGCGCGAGGCTCGCGAACGTCGCCGCGAGCGTGAGTACGACGCCCGCGCCGAGGACGACGTAGTGCCGCGGCACTCTGGTGAGGAGCCAGCCGGTCGGGAGTCTGGGTGCGGCGCTCCCGACCCACACGAGCGTGACGAGCAAGCCCGCGGTCGCTTCCCCGATCGAGAAGGTGTCGATGAACTCCGACAACAGCGGCGCGAACACCACGCGCGCCATGTTGACGAGGAAGACGGTGGCACACAACGATCCGAACAGCCGGCCCCTGGACACGATTCACCGTTCGCGCGACCGGGGTCAAGCCTTCCGACTCGCCGTCGCCGTGGGCGCCGTTCGCAGGCAACGCCGTGCTTTTGTGCCCCACCCATCAATCCACGGTCGTGAAATCGACACGGAAGGGGCTCCGGAAGGGCGAGTTGGAGAAGGACAACTACGAACGACTGCTGTGTGCAGAGTGCGACAAGTCGCTCGCGAAAGAGAACCCACCGGACGAGGTGTACTCGGTCCGCCGGTGCCCGGACTGCGGGCGTGAGTGGAAGGAACTGCGCTGAGTACCAGATCCGACACGACCACCACTGCCGAACGACTCCCCGACCGCGCACCAGCCCCCTCCCACGCCGCGTGGAACGTCCGCCGTTGCCGACTCTTCTACTATAAAAAGTCTCTCACCACTGTCCGGCGCGGCGACTGTCGGTCGTCGGTAATGTCCCCGATGCACGTACGAGTTGGTGATGCCTGCCATCACCATCGACTCGCTCCGCAAGGAGTACGGCGACGCCGTCGCCGTCGACGACCTCTCGCTCACGGTCGAACGCGGCGAGGTGTTCGGGTTCCTCGGTCCCAACGGTGCCGGGAAGTCGACGACGATCGACACCCTCCTCGGCTACGTTCGCCCGACAGCGGGCACCGTCACCATCCTCGGACACGACGCCGTCGCCGAGTCTCGTGCGATCCGCCAGCGTGTCGGCGTCCTCCCCGACGGGTACGCGCTGTACGAACGGCTGACCGCCCGCGAACACCTCAAGCTCGCCGCCTCCTTCCGAGCCGCGGACGACGATCCGGAGGCCGTCCTCGAACGTGTTGGCCTGGTCGACGCCGCCGACCGCCGCGCGGGCAACTTCTCGAAGGGCATGACCCAGCGGCTCGCGCTCGGGATGGCGCTCGTCGGCGACCCCGACGTGCTCCTGTTCGACGAGCCCTCGACGGGGCTCGACCCGACCGGCGTCGCCGAGCTCAGACGGATCGTCGCCGAAGAGGCCGCCGGCGGCACGACCGTGTTCTTCTCTAGTCACGACCTCGCGCAGGTGGAGGCGACCTGCGATCGGGTCGCCATCCTCGGTGACGGCCGACTTCTCGCGGTCGACACCGTGGCCGGGCTCCGCGACCGGTACGGCGCGTCTGTGACGCTCTCGATCGAGGCGACGCCGCTCCCCGACTCGGACGTGCTCGGGTCGATCGAGGGGGTGCGTGGTGTCTCCCTCGAGGACGACCGCCTCGTCTGTCGGTGTCGCGACGCCGAGTCGAAGGTCCGGGCGCTCCGTGCGGTGTTCGACGCCGACGTGGAGGTGTTCGACGTCGACACCGAGTCCGCGTCGCTGGAGGATCTCTTCGCCGCCTCCGTCGGCGACGACGCGCCTCCGTCGGCGTCCGCACCGAGCGCCACGGTCACCGCAGAGACCGGAGGTACGCAGTGAGCGCGCTCGGCGTCGCGCGGGTCGACCTCCGGACCGCCGCGCGCTCACGGATGGTGTGGTGGCTGACGGCCGTGCTCACCGCGTTGTCGGTGGTTGGCGTGTCGCTGGTCGCCCTCCTCGATGTCGAGGGAGCGACGGTCGTCGACGCCGTCGGCCCGCTGTCGCTCCCCGCGGTCCTGTTGGTCCCCCTCGCGGCCATCGTCGTCGGCTACGAGGCGGTCGTCGGCGAGCGTCGGTCTGGCAGCCTGAAGGTGCTCCTCGGATTCCCTGTCTCCCGGGCAGCCGTCGTCGTGGGGAAGGTGACCGCCCGGGCTTCGACGGTGACACTGGCGGTCGTCGTCGCGTTCGGCGTCGCCGGTGCCGTCGCAGCGGTCCTCTACGACGGCGTGCCGGCGGGTCGCTACCTCGCCTTCACACTCGCGACCATCGGGCTCGGCGTCGCGTTCGTTGGGCTCTCCGTCGGCATCTCGACGGCGGTCGCGACGCACGGTCGGGCGCTCGCACTCGCGGTCGGGTCGTATCTGCTGTTGGTGCTGTTCTGGAAACCGGTCGTCGCGGGCGTGCACTACGCCGCGACGGGCGCAGTCCCGGGAAACGAGGTACCTGCGTGGTACCTGCTGCTCGAACGAGTGTCGCCGACGGTCGCCTACGACGTGCTCACCCGGGCGGCGCTCGATACGTCGGCGACCGCCTCGGTGTTCGCTGTCAGACCGCCCGCGGCGAGCGCGGCGTCTGTGTCCGCCCAACTGGGCGGTGCCCCCGTCCCGTGGTACCTCTCGAATCTCGCCGCCGTGCTCGTTGTGTGTGCGTGGACTGTCCTCCCGGTCGCCGTCGGACTCGTGCGATTCCGACGGCGGGACCTCTGACCGCACGGAGGAGTTCGTGGCCTGTCGACCCGGCGGACTGATTTGGGAGGACCTCGAGCACCCGACAGATGCGTGAGGAGAACGGTGGCCCCGACGGCGTCGGCGACGACGAGTTGGGGGCGGTCGTCGGCGTCCTCGACGACCCCCACGCCCGGGCGATTCTCGCCGAAACCGCGCGATCTGCCCGATCGGTCGACACGCTCGCTGAGCGGATCGACGGCTCCCGCTCGACACTGTACCGTCGGGTCCAGCGACTCGTCGACCTCGACCTCCTCGCCGAGAGCCAGGAGATCGACCCGGACGGTCACCACTTCAGCACGTACCGCGCCCGGCTCGACCGCGTGACGGTCGACCTCGACGACGACGGCTTCACCGTCGCCGTCGAGCGCGCCCCCGTCGAAGACGACGCCGTCGACCGACTGAACCGCCTGTTCGAACGTCTCAACGGACCATGACACGCACACACGCCACACTAGCCGGATCGTCGGCAACCGTCCAGCTCGCTCCGCCGCTCCAAGCCGAATCCACCGTCACGGTCCCCGAACCACTCGTGGGGCTGTTCATCGTTTCTGTCGGACTCTCGGTCCTGTTTGGCCTCGCGACGGCCACCCTCGCGGTCGTTCGCTACCGACGCCGAGGTGACCCGTCGCTGCGGGCGTTCGTCGTCGGACTGGTGCTGGTCGCGGTCGCGCCGCTCCCCTTTTGGGTGTTCCTGATCGGCACGATTCCGCCGACGGTGCGGGGGGTCGTCCCACCGCTGTTCCAGACCGCCGGCTTGCTCGCACTGCTGTGGGCGATGTACGGGACGCCCGACCCCGACGGTCGACGCTTGCTCCGCGCTATCACGAGGGGCGACCTCCTCGTGGTTGCCCTCGCCGTGGTCGCAGCGGCCGTCACGGGCGTCCTCACCGGGCAGTACGAACCCGATCCGGCGGGAGTCGTGGGTGCGGCGTTCGTCGTCGGGCTCTCGACGGTGGTCGCCGCGCAGGCGACGCGTGCTGCCTACCGGTTCCGATCCCGGTCGATGGCGACGCTCTCGCTCGGAGTGCTGTTACTCGCGACGCTTCCCACGCCCGTCGGCGCCCTGCTGCTCGCCACCGACTCGTTCGCCCCCAGCGTGGTCGTCGGCGTCGTCACCGGTGCGATCTTGCTCGGTGAGGCGGCGATGTTCGCAACGCTGGCCTCGCGGTGAGGGAAGTCACTG
The DNA window shown above is from Halobaculum marinum and carries:
- a CDS encoding winged helix-turn-helix domain-containing protein, whose product is MREENGGPDGVGDDELGAVVGVLDDPHARAILAETARSARSVDTLAERIDGSRSTLYRRVQRLVDLDLLAESQEIDPDGHHFSTYRARLDRVTVDLDDDGFTVAVERAPVEDDAVDRLNRLFERLNGP
- a CDS encoding HVO_0758 family zinc finger protein — its product is MKSTRKGLRKGELEKDNYERLLCAECDKSLAKENPPDEVYSVRRCPDCGREWKELR
- a CDS encoding DUF7521 family protein, translating into MTRTHATLAGSSATVQLAPPLQAESTVTVPEPLVGLFIVSVGLSVLFGLATATLAVVRYRRRGDPSLRAFVVGLVLVAVAPLPFWVFLIGTIPPTVRGVVPPLFQTAGLLALLWAMYGTPDPDGRRLLRAITRGDLLVVALAVVAAAVTGVLTGQYEPDPAGVVGAAFVVGLSTVVAAQATRAAYRFRSRSMATLSLGVLLLATLPTPVGALLLATDSFAPSVVVGVVTGAILLGEAAMFATLASR
- a CDS encoding ABC transporter permease, translating into MSALGVARVDLRTAARSRMVWWLTAVLTALSVVGVSLVALLDVEGATVVDAVGPLSLPAVLLVPLAAIVVGYEAVVGERRSGSLKVLLGFPVSRAAVVVGKVTARASTVTLAVVVAFGVAGAVAAVLYDGVPAGRYLAFTLATIGLGVAFVGLSVGISTAVATHGRALALAVGSYLLLVLFWKPVVAGVHYAATGAVPGNEVPAWYLLLERVSPTVAYDVLTRAALDTSATASVFAVRPPAASAASVSAQLGGAPVPWYLSNLAAVLVVCAWTVLPVAVGLVRFRRRDL
- a CDS encoding ABC transporter ATP-binding protein — its product is MPAITIDSLRKEYGDAVAVDDLSLTVERGEVFGFLGPNGAGKSTTIDTLLGYVRPTAGTVTILGHDAVAESRAIRQRVGVLPDGYALYERLTAREHLKLAASFRAADDDPEAVLERVGLVDAADRRAGNFSKGMTQRLALGMALVGDPDVLLFDEPSTGLDPTGVAELRRIVAEEAAGGTTVFFSSHDLAQVEATCDRVAILGDGRLLAVDTVAGLRDRYGASVTLSIEATPLPDSDVLGSIEGVRGVSLEDDRLVCRCRDAESKVRALRAVFDADVEVFDVDTESASLEDLFAASVGDDAPPSASAPSATVTAETGGTQ